Proteins from one Triticum aestivum cultivar Chinese Spring chromosome 7A, IWGSC CS RefSeq v2.1, whole genome shotgun sequence genomic window:
- the LOC123151418 gene encoding L-type lectin-domain containing receptor kinase IX.1-like, whose amino-acid sequence MAFFIAPYMPEMPQESYEGCLGLFDETANLTNASGSARFVAVEFDTHRDPWDPSSRHIGIDVNNIDSRGNFRILPDTSLVDAGVMSSTVKYDSATTRLDVFLSVGGTTYKLSATIDLRSLLPDQVSIGFSAATGAAFGSNHTVLSCSFQSTLPTRNGTAPPSTWSTKLSAGVAAAAFLVLLLGVAVAVLLRRASRRNRQPDDKDMLAGDMTPDSLDIDDDEFGSSAGPRPIPYANLAAATRNFAEEGKLGQGGSGSVYRGHMKELGGRDVAIKVFSRGASSEGRKEYRSEVTIISRLRHRNLVQLIGWCHCRRRLLLVYELVHNGSLDGYLYSKQDVLTWQVRYQIILGLASAVLYLHQEWDQCVVHGDIKPSNIMLDESFNTKLGDFGLSRLIDHGMSLQTMSGMAGTPGYLDPECVITGKASTESDMYSFGVTLLEIVCGRRPMAPPRDGAKDGQVFRLLEWAWDLYGRGAAIDAADERLGGVFDRWEVERVVAVGLWAAHPDPKMRPAIRQAAEALQSRKFRMPVLPPKMPVAVYLQPFAASTMEYSDTTTTVGSSTGRTTTTQSSNTSMPAAVSEELV is encoded by the exons ATGGCGTTCTTCATCGCGCCGTACATGCCCGAAATGCCGCAGGAGTCCTACGAGGGCTGCCTTGGGCTCTTCGACGAGACGGCGAACCTGACGAACGCATCCGGCAGCGCCCGCTTCGTCGCCGTCGAGTTCGACACCCACCGTGACCCGTgggaccccagcagccggcacaTCGGCATAGACGTGAACAACATCGACTCACGCGGCAACTTCAGGATCTTGCCAGACACCAGCCTCGTCGACGCCGGCGTGATGTCTTCGACGGTGAAGTACGACAGCGCCACGACGAGGCTGGACGTCTTCCTCAGCGTCGGTGGCACCACTTACAAACTGTCCGCCACCATCGACTTGCGAAGCTTGCTGCCAGACCAGGTCTCCATAGGCTTCTCGGCGGCCACCGGCGCAGCGTTCGGCAGCAATCACACGGTGCTCTCGTGCTCCTTCCAGTCCACGCTCCCGACAAGGAACGGCACGGCTCCCCCGTCTACCTGGTCAACCAAACTCAGTGCCGGGGTTGCCGCCGCAGCCTTCCTGGTGCTCCTGCTCGGGGTCGCCGTCGCGGTGCTGCTCCGGCGTGCAAGCAGGAGAAACAGGCAGCCAGACGACAAGGACATGCTCGCCGGCGACATGACTCCAGACTCCCTCGACATCGACGACGATGAGTTCGGTTCCAGCGCGGGACCGCGGCCCATCCCGTACGCCAAcctggcggcggcgacgaggaacTTCGCGGAGGAAGGGAAGCTGGGGCAGGGCGGCTCCGGGTCGGTGTACCGCGGTCACATGAAAGAGCTCGGCGGCCGCGACGTCGCCATCAAGGTGTTCTCGCGAGGGGCGTCCTCGGAGGGGAGGAAGGAGTACAGGTCGGAGGTCACCATCATCAGCAGACTGCGCCACCGGAATCTTGTGCAGCTCATCGGCTGGTGCCATTGCCGCCGGCGGCTGCTGCTGGTCTACGAGCTCGTGCACAACGGCAGCCTCGATGGGTACCTCTACAGCAAACAAGATGTTCTGACATGGCAAGTTAG ATACCAGATAATTCTTGGGTTGGCGTCAGCCGTGCTGTACCTTCACCAAGAATGGGATCAATGCGTTGTCCACGGTGACATTAAGCCGAGCAACATCATGCTGGATGAGTCCTTCAACACCAAGCTAGGCGATTTTGGCCTATCGCGGCTCATCGACCACGGCATGAGCTTGCAGACAATGTCCGGCATGGCGGGCACCCCGGGCTACCTCGACCCGGAGTGCGTCATCACCGGCAAGGCATCCACCGAGTCCGACATGTACAGCTTTGGCGTCACCCTGCTGGAGATCGTGTGTGGGCGGCGGCCGATGGCGCCGCCGAGAGACGGTGCCAAGGACGGCCAGGTGTTTCGACTGCTGGAGTGGGCGTGGGACCTCTACGGCAggggcgccgccatcgacgccgcTGACGAGCGTCTTGGCGGCGTGTTCGACCGGTGGGAAGTGGAGAGGGTGGTGGCCGTCGGGCTGTGGGCCGCGCACCCCGACCCCAAGATGAGGCCGGCGATCAGGCAGGCCGCCGAGGCGCTGCAGTCAAGGAAGTTCAGGATGCCGGTGCTGCCGCCCAAGATGCCGGTAGCTGTGTACCTGCAGCCTTTCGCAGCTTCCACCATGGAGTACAGCGACACCACCACCACTGTCGGGTCGTCAACCGGCCGTACAACGACGACGCAATCTTCAAATACTAGCATGCCAGCGGCTGTCAGCGAGGAGTTGGTTTGA